Genomic DNA from Longimicrobium sp.:
TGTTCGGGTACGGCACCGATCCCATCTACTGGAACGGCTCGCGGCTCACGGCCAGCGAGCTGAACCAGGTGAGCAGCACCGTGCCGGTGATGGTGCAGCTCGCCAGCGGGCACATCGTGGTGTGCAACGACACCATGCTGGGCCTGGCGCGGAACCACGACCCCGCCCTGTGGAACCAGCTGGTGGCCTCGGGGCGGTGGTGCAGCTGAACGGAAAGCCCACCGGCGAGCTGGACGAGCTGGCCGCGGTGGAGCTGGCGTTCGCCGCGTTCGCCAGGGCGGACCCCACGTTCGTGCGCTACGCCGAGGGCGCGCTGGACCGCTCGGCCAACCTCATGCGCCGCGCCGGGATCACCACCGCCACCGACCTGCTGTTCGGCGACGGGACGAAGGAGCAGGAGGAGGTCGCGCGGGCGCTGTACGGCACCGCGGCGGCGCTGGACCCGGCGTTCCCGCGGGTGTACCTGGGCTACAGCGCCACGGCGCTGATCGCCAACTACGGCGCCGCCGGCGCGGTGGCCCACCTGCAGGCCGAGGCCAGGCGCGACACCGGCAAGATCCACGTGGGCCCGGTGAAGATCATCTTCGACGGCTCGGTGCAGGGCTACACCGCCGTGCTCTCGTCGGGCTACGTGGCGCCGCCGCCGCCGGGCGAGAACCCGATCTGGAACGTGCAGCCGGACAGCATCGTGGCGCTGGCGCAGCCGTTCTGGAACGCGGGGTTCCGCCTGGCGGTGCACGTGAACGGCGACTCGGCCACCGAGGAGCTCATCCGCGCCGTGGGAAAGCTGCAGGCCGCGCATCGCTGGGCGGACCACCGCACCACCTTCGAGCACAACCCCGCCGCGCGCCCCGGCCAGTACGACGCCATCCGGGCGCTGGGCGGCACGGTGAACCTGTTCGCCGGCCACATCTGGTACTACGGCCCGCAGCACGAGCGCTACACGCTGGGCGCCCGCGCCGCCGACATCTCGGCCGCGGACTGGGCGCTCTCGCGCGGCATTCCCTTCTCGCTGCACTCCGACGCGCCGGTGACGCCCGCGGCGCCGCTCTTTTCCGCGTGGAACGCGGTGAACCGCATCATGCCCACCACGCCGAGCGACAGCGTGCTGGGCCCGCAGCACCGCATCACCGTGGGGCAGGCGCTGCGCGCCATGACCATGGGCTCGGCGTACCTGCTGGGCGCCGAGGGCGACATCGGCAGCCTCAGGCAGGGAAAGCTGGGCGACTTCGTGGTGCTGGGCCAGGACCCGTTCACGGTCGATCCCACGCGCCTCTGCGCCGTCCCCATCCTCGCCACGGTCATCGGCGGCGTGGTGTGGACGCCCCCCGCGCAGAAGCCCACGACGCCGCTGTGTCCGAGCGTGTCGACCGGCTCCGATTAATCTCACGCGGAGCCGCGGAGAACTAAACGCGGCACTGAGTTCTCTGCGTCTCCGCGTGAGATAAGGCAGTCGGAGGTCGCGCGAATGTCGTCGCCGCGACCACTTGGCACTTGGCACTTGGCACTTGGGACTTGGGACTTGGGACTTAGGACTTCGTATGAAACGGCCCCGGCGGCGCCCGAATGCGCCGCCGGGGCATCTATCTGGAAAGCGAGGCCGAGGTTCGACCGGTCAGGACTCGGCGATCGCGTTGCGGAGCGCGCCCGGGAGCGTCGCCGTGCTGGCGAGGCCCGCGCCGGTGCGGCCGCTGACCACGTGCAGCGGCGCGAGCGCGCAGGGGTGGTCGGCGCTGCCGCAGCTGCTCAGGCCGCGGCCGGATAGCTCGTGCGCCACCAGGCTGTCGACTCCTGCGTACAATCCCACGCCCAGCATGAACAGCGCGAAGGTGGCACGGACGGTGTTGGCGAAAGACTTGGTCATGGTATCCTCGGTCGGCTCGTGGTTTCCAGGTCGCAGCGTTTCGTGCTGCTCGTGGAATAGGACGAGGGAAACCTCCAAAAGGTTTTATTTCGATTCTTAGACGGCGATTAACCGCCGAGCGCGGGTGCGGCATTCCGGCCGCACCCGCGCTGGTATTTATACGGGATTCTGATCGTAAATCGTTGTGCGGCAACTACATCGACCGGCTTTCAAAGTCACCGCGCACCGCGCCGTGAGCCCTTTCGAAATCCCTGTCCCCTGTCCTCTATCCCCTGTCCCTCATCCGTACCGCCGCACCATCCGC
This window encodes:
- a CDS encoding amidohydrolase is translated as MQRHHAGPGAEPRPRPVEPAGGLGAVVQLNGKPTGELDELAAVELAFAAFARADPTFVRYAEGALDRSANLMRRAGITTATDLLFGDGTKEQEEVARALYGTAAALDPAFPRVYLGYSATALIANYGAAGAVAHLQAEARRDTGKIHVGPVKIIFDGSVQGYTAVLSSGYVAPPPPGENPIWNVQPDSIVALAQPFWNAGFRLAVHVNGDSATEELIRAVGKLQAAHRWADHRTTFEHNPAARPGQYDAIRALGGTVNLFAGHIWYYGPQHERYTLGARAADISAADWALSRGIPFSLHSDAPVTPAAPLFSAWNAVNRIMPTTPSDSVLGPQHRITVGQALRAMTMGSAYLLGAEGDIGSLRQGKLGDFVVLGQDPFTVDPTRLCAVPILATVIGGVVWTPPAQKPTTPLCPSVSTGSD